ATCCTTTCTGTTAGATTTTTTTTGTATTAATATCTTAACAGGATGTCATCTTCTTTTCAATTTTATATGGTATTTTATGTCTCATTCCCTACAATAACTTTACGCTAACTTTTTAATCAAATTGTTCTATTTTTTAAAAAAGCCTTGTATGATATCCTGATTAATGAGACAATATTTATAATTATTAATGTTTATAATTATGGTAATTACATGGAGGTGCAAAAATGAGTGCTATTTACACTGACCCGTCTAAAAGTCCAAAGGAAAGGACTAAAGACCTCATTTCAAAAATGACTTTGGAAGAAAAAATAGGACAAATGTGCCAAATTGACGGAAACGAAAATGCTGAATTCTGGATAAAAGAAAGGAACATAGGATCTTTTTTGCATGTCAGAGGGGAAAAGGCAATTAATTTGCAAAAAATGGCTACAGAAGAGACCAGACTTGGCATACCCTTATTATTTGGAATTGACGCAATTCACGGACATGCATTCCACAGCGGTGCAACTGTATTTCCATCTCAACTGGCTCTTTCTTCTAGTTGGAATCCCCAGCTAGTTGAGAAAGTAGGAAATATAACTGCCAAAGAGGTAAGTGTAACGGGGTTGCACTGGACTTTTTCACCTGTTATCTGTCTTGCAAGAGATATAAGGTGGGGACGTGTGGATGAAACTTTCGGTGAAGATCCATATCTTGCAGGTAAACTGGCTGCTGCCATGATAAGAGGGTACCAGGGTGAAGACCTTTCCCACCCTGAAAGTATACTGGCTTGTGCCAAGCACTTTATAGCATATGGCGAAACCCAGGGGGCACGAGATGCTTCTGAAAGTGATGTTTCTGAAAGAAAACTAAGATCTATTTTCCTGCCTCCTTTTAAGGATGCCGTAGATGCCGGCTGTGCCACTTTTATGGTTGCCTATCAGGCAATTGACGGAGTTCCTTGTTCCGCTAATAAGTGGCTGCTTAAAGATGTATTAAAAGATGAATTAGGATTTGAGGGTATTGTGATTACAGACTGGGACAATGTGGGTCATATGCACAACTTACAAAAAATTGCCTCTACCATGAAAGAATCTTGTGAAATTGCCATTAAAGCCGGCAATGACATGATAATGTCCACTCCTGACTTTTTTGAAAATGCCGTTGGATTAGTGAAAGAAGGTGTTATACCTGAATCCCTAATTGATGAAGCCTGCTCCAGAATCCTTGAAATTAAATTTAAGCTGGGATTATTTGACCACAAAAGGTACCCTGACTCTGATAAATATAAAATATATATGGGCTGCAGCGAACATATACAGGCTTCATATGAAAGTGCTCTTGAATCCATTGTTCTTCTTAAAAACAATGATAATATCCTGCCTATATCGGATAAAATAAAAAAAATTGCCGTAATAGGACCAAATGCAGATGATGTACAAGCCCAATTAGGAGACTGGTCTTTTGGCCCTAGATACCACCCGGAAATACCAACTTTTGATTATCATCCTGATTATGACATATCCAAAATTGTAACCATTTTAGAAGGAATAAAAAAACGTGCAGGCGAAGACTTTGAAGTTTACTATGAAAAAGGCTGTGACGTAATTGACCCGGAAATTGAAAATATCAAATGTGCAGTTAAAATTGCAGAAAAATCTGATATTGTAATAGCTGTTGTGGGCGATACAATAGTTTTAAATGGTGAAACCCGTGACAGGTCTAACTTAGACCTTACAGGGGCACAGGAAAAATTACTTAAAGCATTAAAAGATACAGGCAAACCCCTTGTTGTAGTCCTCATTAACGGAAAACCCCTTACAATACCATGGATAAAGGAAAATGCCGATGCCATAGTGGAAGCATGGAATCCCGGTATGGAAGGGGGAAATGCAGTTGCATCAATTTTATTTGGGGATTATAATCCATGCGGTAAACTCTCTATTTCTTTTCCTAAAACAGTGGGACAGCAGCCTGTTTATTATAACCAGCTCCCTGGCTGGCATGGAGGAAAGTACGCTGATGTAGATGCCGAGCCTCTTTTTAATTTTGGATACGGACTGTCTTACACAACTTTTGAATACTCTGACCTTAAAGCATCAAAGCCGGTAATTGATTGTGATGAAAACTTAATTGTATCAGTACAGGTGAAAAACACAGGTAAGATGGCAGGTTCAGAAATAGTGCAGCTTTATATAAATGATATTTATACTTCTGTAACTACACCTGTAAAAGAATTAAAAGAGTTTAAAAAAGTTTTTCTAAATCCCGGCGAAACCAAAACCGTTGAATTTGAGCTTACATTTATGTCATTTTCATTTGTAAATGCCAACTGCAGAAGATGTGTGGAGCCTGGGGAATTTGAAATTATGGTTGGAAGTTCCTCAAAGGATGAAGATTTACTTAAAATAGTAGTGGAATATAAGGGAAAAGTTAAAGAGTTTTGAAAAAAGATTGGTAAATTTACCAAACTAATGTTATAATGATATTATAAGAACCTTGAAAAGCAAATAACTCTTTCCGTTAGTTTGTTATGACATTTTAAACCGCTTTTAAAAGACAGATTTGCTTTGTATAGAGCGCTATTTGTACAGCATTAAAGAAAGTATTACCAGTTGTACAGTAACAGTATAAAAAATAAGCAATTCTATGTAAAAAATATAAATCCCATCTTACACCACATTATATAATGTGGTGTAAGATTTACAGTTCTTAAGCTGTGTTTTCTAAGTTTAACTTCAAACAGCATATCATAATAATCATTTGTTCAGGTAAATTTTATTAAAATAATTTAGATAGAAGGTATATTTAAGCATATTTA
The genomic region above belongs to Acetivibrio saccincola and contains:
- a CDS encoding glycoside hydrolase family 3 N-terminal domain-containing protein — translated: MSAIYTDPSKSPKERTKDLISKMTLEEKIGQMCQIDGNENAEFWIKERNIGSFLHVRGEKAINLQKMATEETRLGIPLLFGIDAIHGHAFHSGATVFPSQLALSSSWNPQLVEKVGNITAKEVSVTGLHWTFSPVICLARDIRWGRVDETFGEDPYLAGKLAAAMIRGYQGEDLSHPESILACAKHFIAYGETQGARDASESDVSERKLRSIFLPPFKDAVDAGCATFMVAYQAIDGVPCSANKWLLKDVLKDELGFEGIVITDWDNVGHMHNLQKIASTMKESCEIAIKAGNDMIMSTPDFFENAVGLVKEGVIPESLIDEACSRILEIKFKLGLFDHKRYPDSDKYKIYMGCSEHIQASYESALESIVLLKNNDNILPISDKIKKIAVIGPNADDVQAQLGDWSFGPRYHPEIPTFDYHPDYDISKIVTILEGIKKRAGEDFEVYYEKGCDVIDPEIENIKCAVKIAEKSDIVIAVVGDTIVLNGETRDRSNLDLTGAQEKLLKALKDTGKPLVVVLINGKPLTIPWIKENADAIVEAWNPGMEGGNAVASILFGDYNPCGKLSISFPKTVGQQPVYYNQLPGWHGGKYADVDAEPLFNFGYGLSYTTFEYSDLKASKPVIDCDENLIVSVQVKNTGKMAGSEIVQLYINDIYTSVTTPVKELKEFKKVFLNPGETKTVEFELTFMSFSFVNANCRRCVEPGEFEIMVGSSSKDEDLLKIVVEYKGKVKEF